The following are encoded in a window of Bradyrhizobium sp. WBOS07 genomic DNA:
- the cyoB gene encoding cytochrome o ubiquinol oxidase subunit I, protein MSPDLPKLIFGRLGFESLPLHEPIVVGTFVVVALGGAALLGALTYFRLWGYLWREWFTTVDHKRIGIMYMILGIVMLLRGFADALMMRGQQMLAFGGSEGYLNAHHYDQVFTAHGVIMIFFVAMPLVTGLMNYVVPLQIGARDVSFPFLNNFSFWMTVGGAVLVMASLFIGEFARTGWLAYPPLSNIGYSPDVGVDYYIWALQVAGVGTTLSGINLICTIVKLRCPGMTMMKMPVFTWTSLCTNVLIVASFPVLTVVLALLSLDRYVGTNFFTNDFGGSPMMYVNLIWIWGHPEVYILVLPAFGIFSEVTSTFSGKRLFGYTSMVYATVVITILSYLVWLHHFFTMGSGASVNSFFGITTMIISIPTGAKMFNWLFTMYRGRIRYELPMMWTIAFMLTFVIGGMTGVLLAVPPADFVLHNSLFLIAHFHNVIIGGVVFGAFAGISYWFPKAFGFRLDPFWGKLSFWFWVTGFYLAFMPLYVLGLMGVTRRLRVFDDPSLQIWFVIAAIGAGLVLLGIMCMLMQFAVSFLRREQLKDVTGDPWDARTLEWATSSPPPDYNFAFTPVVHDNDAWWDMKRRGYQRPLTGFRPIHMPSSTGTGIVLAGLATAMGFALVWYMWWLAALSFIAMLAVGIGHTFNYHRDFDIPAEDVIRTEDARTKLLAGAK, encoded by the coding sequence ATGTCTCCTGATCTTCCCAAGCTCATCTTCGGCCGGCTCGGCTTCGAATCGCTGCCGCTGCACGAGCCGATCGTCGTCGGCACCTTCGTCGTGGTCGCGCTCGGCGGCGCCGCATTGCTCGGCGCCCTCACCTATTTCCGCCTCTGGGGCTATCTCTGGCGCGAATGGTTCACCACCGTGGACCACAAGCGCATCGGCATCATGTACATGATCCTCGGCATCGTGATGCTGCTGCGCGGCTTTGCCGACGCGCTGATGATGCGCGGCCAGCAGATGCTCGCCTTCGGCGGCTCCGAGGGCTATCTCAACGCCCATCACTACGACCAGGTCTTCACCGCTCACGGCGTCATCATGATCTTCTTCGTGGCGATGCCGCTGGTCACGGGCCTGATGAACTACGTCGTGCCGCTGCAGATCGGCGCGCGCGACGTGTCGTTTCCGTTCCTGAACAATTTCAGCTTCTGGATGACCGTCGGCGGCGCGGTGCTGGTGATGGCCTCGCTGTTCATCGGCGAGTTCGCCCGCACCGGCTGGCTGGCCTATCCGCCGCTGTCGAACATCGGCTACAGTCCCGATGTCGGCGTCGACTATTACATCTGGGCGCTTCAGGTCGCCGGCGTCGGAACGACGCTGTCCGGCATCAACCTGATCTGCACCATCGTCAAGCTGCGCTGCCCCGGCATGACCATGATGAAGATGCCGGTGTTCACCTGGACCTCGCTCTGCACCAACGTCCTGATCGTCGCCTCCTTCCCGGTCCTGACCGTCGTGCTCGCGCTGCTGTCGCTCGATCGCTACGTCGGCACCAACTTCTTCACCAACGATTTCGGCGGCAGCCCGATGATGTACGTGAACCTGATCTGGATCTGGGGCCACCCCGAGGTCTACATCCTGGTTCTTCCGGCGTTCGGCATCTTCTCCGAGGTCACCTCGACCTTCTCCGGCAAGCGGCTGTTCGGCTACACCTCGATGGTCTACGCCACGGTCGTCATCACCATCCTGTCGTACCTGGTGTGGCTGCACCACTTCTTCACGATGGGTTCGGGCGCCAGCGTCAACTCGTTCTTCGGCATCACCACGATGATCATCTCGATCCCGACGGGCGCGAAGATGTTCAACTGGCTGTTCACGATGTATCGCGGCCGCATCCGGTACGAGCTGCCGATGATGTGGACCATCGCCTTCATGCTGACCTTCGTGATCGGCGGCATGACCGGCGTGCTGCTGGCGGTGCCGCCGGCCGACTTCGTGCTGCACAACAGCCTGTTCCTGATCGCGCACTTCCACAACGTGATCATCGGCGGCGTGGTGTTCGGCGCGTTCGCCGGCATCTCCTACTGGTTCCCGAAGGCGTTCGGCTTCAGGCTCGATCCGTTCTGGGGCAAGCTGTCGTTCTGGTTCTGGGTCACCGGCTTCTACCTCGCCTTCATGCCGCTCTACGTGCTCGGCCTGATGGGCGTGACCCGCCGCCTGCGCGTGTTCGACGATCCCAGCTTGCAGATCTGGTTCGTCATCGCCGCGATCGGCGCCGGCCTCGTCCTGCTCGGCATCATGTGCATGCTGATGCAGTTCGCGGTCAGCTTCCTCAGGCGCGAGCAGCTCAAGGACGTCACGGGCGACCCCTGGGATGCCCGCACGCTGGAATGGGCGACCTCCTCGCCGCCGCCGGACTACAATTTCGCCTTCACCCCTGTCGTTCACGACAACGACGCCTGGTGGGACATGAAGCGCCGCGGCTACCAGCGCCCCCTCACCGGCTTCAGGCCGATCCACATGCCCAGCAGCACCGGCACCGGCATCGTCCTCGCCGGGCTCGCCACCGCGATGGGCTTTGCTCTGGTCTGGTACATGTGGTGGTTGGCGGCGCTGAGCTTCATCGCGATGCTCGCCGTCGGGATCGGCCACACCTTCAACTATCACCGCGACTTCGACATCCCGGCTGAAGACGTCATCCGGACCGAGGACGCGCGCACCAAACTGCTCGCCGGAGCCAAGTAA